In Syntrophales bacterium, one genomic interval encodes:
- a CDS encoding glycosyltransferase family 2 protein, with amino-acid sequence MSCYAAGVELPDVSVIIVTYNTADLIGECLSSVERDEGPAREIFVVDNASTDGGAELLRKNHQKIRLTANKENRGFAAANNQVLPLCRGRYIFYLNPDTKLVGSGIIGMCVRFMDANPKIGLAGVKLVNPDGSLQESVSLRYPGQKFAGAEVAGLKGKIACVMGAGMIARTNLIRELNGFDESFTLYGEDQDLCLRVRRAGYEIGYIEDAGVMHYGGQSERRSLPAEVWRKKTFAEYLFYRKHYSPGAVARIRRADLRKASFRLFTLRLSIPFTKDKATAEGKRIKYRAICDTLNEMTQNEVIDGKS; translated from the coding sequence ATGAGCTGTTATGCCGCTGGGGTGGAACTGCCGGACGTTTCTGTTATTATCGTCACATACAATACGGCGGACCTGATCGGGGAGTGCCTTTCTTCCGTGGAGCGGGATGAAGGCCCGGCGCGGGAGATCTTTGTCGTCGATAACGCCTCGACGGACGGGGGCGCGGAGCTGCTGCGCAAGAATCACCAAAAGATCAGGCTGACGGCAAATAAGGAAAACCGCGGATTTGCCGCCGCCAACAACCAGGTTCTGCCCCTCTGCCGGGGGCGATATATCTTCTATCTCAATCCGGACACTAAACTGGTCGGGTCCGGGATTATCGGGATGTGCGTCCGGTTTATGGATGCCAACCCGAAAATCGGTCTGGCCGGCGTCAAATTAGTCAATCCTGACGGAAGTTTGCAGGAATCTGTTTCCCTCCGCTATCCAGGGCAGAAGTTTGCCGGAGCGGAGGTTGCCGGGCTGAAGGGAAAAATCGCCTGCGTCATGGGCGCCGGGATGATTGCCCGTACCAATTTGATTAGGGAACTCAATGGCTTCGACGAAAGCTTTACGCTTTACGGCGAGGATCAGGATCTCTGTCTGCGGGTAAGACGGGCGGGTTATGAGATCGGGTATATCGAAGACGCCGGCGTTATGCATTATGGAGGTCAGAGCGAACGGCGGTCGCTGCCTGCGGAGGTATGGAGAAAAAAGACTTTCGCGGAGTACCTGTTTTATCGTAAACACTACTCGCCCGGCGCCGTCGCCCGGATCCGCCGAGCCGATCTCCGGAAGGCCAGTTTCCGGCTATTTACGCTGAGGCTGTCTATCCCCTTTACGAAGGACAAGGCAACCGCGGAAGGAAAACGGATAAAATACCGGGCGATTTGCGACACGCTAAACGAGATGACGCAGAACGAGGTGATTGATGGAAAGAGCTGA